A section of the Bacteroidales bacterium genome encodes:
- a CDS encoding radical SAM protein — MIEIISIDISNFCSKQCDFCYNRSNNQGCSLWKPQEVIDFGMDCVANGVKAISLGGGEPLEYVGVFDIISALREACYLTITSNGLPLEDRHVYEKLIEAKPDKIHISIHYPHIASEVKRVMRQIKQLQNTSIKPGVNLMVPQNQLAASREAYIQLRKILSPEQIILIPQRFSNIPTSKEVASISGGEPFQSPSCLTKCEAPTQFCSVTWDKLASYCSFSSGKAPLEMLNYEGLCAALDKSQFISCMEN; from the coding sequence ATGATTGAAATAATATCCATAGACATTAGTAATTTTTGCTCAAAGCAGTGCGATTTTTGTTACAACAGAAGTAATAATCAAGGATGCTCGCTATGGAAGCCGCAGGAAGTAATTGACTTTGGAATGGATTGCGTTGCTAACGGCGTTAAAGCCATATCTCTTGGAGGTGGCGAGCCTTTAGAATATGTTGGAGTTTTTGATATTATTTCTGCTCTCCGCGAAGCATGCTACCTAACAATTACTTCTAATGGGCTACCCCTAGAGGATAGGCACGTGTATGAGAAATTAATAGAAGCTAAGCCCGACAAAATTCATATTAGTATTCATTATCCACATATTGCATCAGAAGTGAAACGCGTTATGCGTCAGATAAAACAGTTGCAGAATACAAGCATTAAGCCGGGTGTCAACCTAATGGTTCCACAAAACCAACTTGCAGCCAGCCGAGAGGCATATATTCAACTACGCAAAATATTGTCTCCTGAACAAATTATATTAATTCCACAACGCTTCTCTAATATCCCCACTTCAAAAGAAGTTGCGTCAATTTCAGGCGGCGAACCTTTTCAAAGCCCTTCTTGCCTAACGAAATGTGAAGCTCCCACTCAGTTTTGTTCAGTTACATGGGATAAACTCGCTTCATATTGCAGCTTTTCAAGTGGCAAAGCACCACTAGAAATGCTAAATTACGAAGGTCTTTGCGCAGCACTAGACAAAAGCCAATTTATTAGCTGCATGGAAAATTGA
- a CDS encoding nucleotidyl transferase AbiEii/AbiGii toxin family protein, whose amino-acid sequence MLARYNVHENGITNASYEVMQEIILAGLYRGGFFNKAAFYGGTCLRIFHGLKRFSEDMDFSLISSDTDFQFEDYFPAIINEFNAVGKDVVISKKEKKAFGRVESAFLKDNTAAYDLRFQTEKSIKIKIEVDIDPPMKFDTEQKLLLLPFSFMTRCFVLSDLFAGKMHALVFRKWKQRVKGRDWYDFEWYVRKGVELNFSHLQERIKQFNGVEMSQSQFLNELKERLASTDINVVKRDVLPFIKNPDELEIWSNDYFLQLSDMIKFKK is encoded by the coding sequence ATGTTAGCACGATATAATGTGCATGAAAATGGAATTACGAATGCAAGCTATGAAGTTATGCAAGAGATAATTCTTGCAGGGCTTTATAGAGGAGGCTTTTTTAATAAAGCTGCATTTTATGGAGGCACTTGCTTGCGTATTTTTCATGGGCTGAAACGATTTTCGGAAGATATGGATTTTTCGTTGATTTCTTCTGACACCGACTTTCAGTTTGAGGACTATTTTCCAGCGATTATTAATGAATTTAATGCTGTGGGCAAAGATGTTGTTATTTCAAAGAAAGAAAAAAAAGCATTTGGGCGTGTTGAGTCTGCATTTTTAAAAGATAATACAGCGGCGTATGATTTGAGGTTTCAAACTGAAAAAAGCATCAAAATTAAAATAGAAGTTGACATTGATCCGCCAATGAAGTTTGATACAGAACAAAAATTATTATTGCTTCCTTTTTCTTTTATGACACGTTGTTTTGTTTTATCCGATTTATTCGCTGGGAAAATGCACGCTTTAGTTTTTAGAAAATGGAAGCAGCGGGTAAAAGGGCGCGACTGGTACGATTTTGAATGGTATGTGAGAAAAGGTGTAGAGCTAAATTTTAGTCATCTGCAAGAGAGGATTAAGCAGTTTAACGGCGTTGAAATGAGTCAATCGCAATTTTTAAACGAATTAAAGGAACGACTTGCCAGTACCGATATTAATGTTGTAAAACGAGATGTGCTGCCATTTATAAAAAATCCTGATGAGTTGGAAATATGGTCAAATGATTATTTTTTGCAGTTGTCGGATATGATTAAATTTAAGAAATAA